One Candidatus Cardinium hertigii DNA window includes the following coding sequences:
- the yidD gene encoding membrane protein insertion efficiency factor YidD, whose amino-acid sequence MQKQLSSYLIRIGIQNPITSLRSIFYKGIKLCCCFLITCYQQWIAPFLLPCCRFQPSCSNYAKKAFANYGLYKAFCLTVRRLLRCHPWCNNGYDPLP is encoded by the coding sequence ATGCAAAAACAGCTATCAAGTTATCTTATTCGAATAGGCATACAAAACCCTATAACAAGCCTGCGCTCTATCTTTTACAAAGGTATTAAACTATGCTGTTGTTTCTTGATAACGTGCTATCAACAATGGATAGCTCCTTTTTTACTTCCTTGTTGCCGTTTTCAACCCAGCTGTTCGAATTACGCCAAAAAAGCTTTTGCTAATTATGGGCTCTATAAAGCCTTCTGCCTTACGGTACGTAGACTATTGCGCTGCCACCCATGGTGTAACAATGGATATGATCCACTACCCTAA
- a CDS encoding sodium:solute symporter family protein, whose translation MILHNNLPLIMIVAFLLLTLVIGIYYSRKVNTFREYAIGNKQFATATLVATTLATIYGGAGLLRTVEQVYVQGLFWVLIISFYPIYYWLLAPLMLRMGLFMQHLSVAESIGSIYGKGPRLVAALASTIACIIIIAMQIIAITRAIEMCINLDNSGNAKIMQITLTVTATCILIFYSMLGGIRSVTFTDVLQFLIFTTVIPCTTWFILKATNQPMIVGASSLYQEPKFQLDSCLTTNKLLALVSLFLARLTCVYMPTNIQRIYMAFNPIQARNLLIHTGTFMLIINVCIVLIGLSLFVKAPTLSALQIWPYIFESMPTIFKGFMAISLLAMAMSTADSYLNVCSVIVSHDIIGSIQTSKVLTDKYKLVLARLTALTMGICAMLLAFHKKDLIELMMSSMHFYAPTVIAPFFLALYGFRGSSYTALIGMLTGLSAMLVWNHWVAPMTGIDGTFLCMLANGLAMLMAHYLLPQPTGTGWFPTDKFYTQKQ comes from the coding sequence ATGATACTCCACAATAATTTACCGCTTATCATGATAGTGGCTTTTCTATTACTGACTTTAGTAATAGGGATATATTACAGTAGGAAAGTAAATACTTTTAGGGAATATGCCATAGGAAATAAGCAATTTGCTACGGCTACGTTGGTGGCTACTACGTTGGCTACAATTTATGGAGGAGCAGGGTTGCTGCGTACTGTAGAACAAGTTTATGTACAAGGGCTCTTTTGGGTACTAATTATCTCTTTTTATCCTATCTATTATTGGCTGCTGGCTCCCTTGATGTTGCGCATGGGTCTCTTTATGCAGCATCTCTCTGTAGCAGAAAGTATAGGAAGTATCTATGGAAAGGGACCTAGGTTGGTCGCTGCGTTGGCTTCCACTATTGCTTGCATTATTATCATAGCTATGCAAATTATTGCTATTACTAGAGCTATTGAGATGTGTATAAATTTGGATAATAGTGGTAACGCAAAGATAATGCAAATTACCCTAACAGTAACAGCTACTTGTATACTTATATTCTATTCTATGTTGGGCGGTATTCGTTCGGTTACTTTTACAGATGTATTACAATTTTTAATTTTTACTACTGTTATCCCTTGTACAACCTGGTTTATACTTAAGGCAACTAACCAACCAATGATCGTGGGAGCTTCTAGCCTGTACCAGGAACCCAAATTTCAGTTGGATAGCTGCTTGACTACAAATAAACTATTGGCATTAGTTTCACTTTTCTTAGCTAGGTTAACTTGTGTTTATATGCCCACTAACATTCAGCGGATCTATATGGCTTTTAACCCTATACAAGCTAGAAATCTGTTGATACATACAGGAACTTTCATGCTTATAATAAATGTATGTATAGTTTTAATAGGACTTTCCCTTTTTGTTAAGGCGCCAACATTATCAGCACTCCAAATTTGGCCCTATATATTTGAGAGCATGCCAACCATTTTTAAAGGATTCATGGCCATTAGTTTACTAGCTATGGCCATGTCTACGGCTGATTCTTATTTAAATGTTTGCTCCGTGATCGTAAGCCATGATATAATAGGCAGCATACAAACTAGCAAAGTGCTAACAGATAAATATAAACTTGTATTGGCTAGATTAACCGCTTTAACAATGGGTATATGCGCTATGCTATTGGCCTTTCATAAAAAGGATTTAATTGAATTAATGATGTCTTCTATGCATTTTTACGCTCCCACTGTAATAGCCCCTTTTTTCTTGGCATTATATGGCTTTCGGGGCAGTTCCTATACAGCCTTAATAGGCATGCTTACCGGCTTGTCAGCTATGCTAGTTTGGAATCACTGGGTCGCACCCATGACTGGTATAGATGGTACTTTCCTTTGTATGCTAGCTAACGGGCTAGCCATGTTAATGGCCCATTACCTATTGCCCCAGCCAACAGGAACTGGCTGGTTTCCTACTGATAAGTTTTACACACAAAAGCAATAA
- a CDS encoding 50S ribosomal protein L25/general stress protein Ctc translates to MEIIEILGYKRTNLGKADSKKLRIGAEVPGVLYGRDTSLHFYVPMALLRNLVYTPYAHFVDLNIEGSVYRCILQDIQFHPVSEMILHVDFLQIVENKKIKMQIPIAFVGKAVGVTKGGILSKKERKLTVASFPQEMPSVIEVDVSALDLGQIVRVHQIPAKNYTILTLPHTPIASVEIPRALRSAASKEEKKSKKA, encoded by the coding sequence ATGGAAATAATAGAGATATTAGGGTATAAGAGAACCAATCTTGGTAAAGCCGATTCTAAAAAATTACGAATAGGAGCGGAAGTACCTGGGGTTTTATATGGAAGGGATACCTCCTTACATTTTTATGTGCCTATGGCACTTTTGCGTAATTTAGTTTATACGCCCTATGCGCATTTTGTGGATCTAAATATTGAGGGAAGTGTTTACCGGTGTATTCTACAGGATATACAGTTTCATCCTGTTAGTGAAATGATACTTCATGTGGATTTTTTGCAAATTGTAGAAAACAAAAAAATAAAAATGCAAATTCCTATTGCATTCGTTGGTAAAGCGGTAGGTGTAACAAAGGGGGGAATCCTTTCTAAGAAAGAAAGAAAGTTAACGGTTGCTTCTTTTCCACAAGAAATGCCTTCTGTTATAGAAGTAGATGTTTCTGCACTTGATTTAGGTCAAATTGTGCGCGTGCACCAAATTCCAGCAAAAAACTATACTATTTTGACATTACCGCATACGCCAATAGCTTCTGTTGAGATTCCAAGGGCATTGCGTAGTGCAGCAAGCAAAGAAGAGAAAAAAAGTAAAAAAGCCTAA
- a CDS encoding YtxH domain-containing protein has translation MKIAYLNILNEKQMMIVYRNLSYFIVGILFGSVIGIILGVLVCDETKRAITKAVNNRAKLFAGGFRSSSEKAMDNVKSSVETVKNTVKDL, from the coding sequence GTGAAGATAGCTTATTTAAATATTTTAAATGAAAAACAAATGATGATAGTGTATAGAAATTTGTCTTACTTTATAGTAGGTATCCTATTTGGCTCTGTAATAGGTATTATATTGGGCGTTTTGGTTTGTGATGAAACGAAAAGAGCTATAACAAAGGCTGTTAACAATAGAGCAAAATTGTTTGCAGGTGGCTTTAGAAGCAGTTCTGAAAAAGCCATGGATAATGTTAAAAGTTCTGTAGAAACAGTTAAAAATACCGTAAAAGATTTATAG